In Methylobacterium aquaticum, the following are encoded in one genomic region:
- a CDS encoding branched-chain amino acid ABC transporter permease, with translation MTALVARITAEPPRRRAAFSGAGLAGLVLAALAALPVAAEAAGLPFLVVTATRMMIFGLAALSLDLVLGYGAMVSFGHAAFIGLGAYAVGILDAHGIRDLAVQAPVAAGMCALFALVTGAISLRTRGVYFIMITLAFGQMAYFFMVSLAAYGGDDGLPLSGRSTLFGMRLIEGDPALFYLVLAVLAVALLVLRRVVASRFGRVLRGSRDNAVRMQAIGFSPLPYRLTAYVIAGAVAGLAGVLLANQAEFVSPAYMSWQRSGELIVMVVLGGMGTLVGPVVGAAALIALEEVLAHYSDHWRLGLGVMLVAVVLLSRGGLAGLAAKIGRRA, from the coding sequence ATGACCGCCCTCGTCGCCCGCATCACCGCCGAGCCGCCCCGGCGCCGGGCCGCCTTCTCCGGCGCGGGCCTCGCCGGGCTGGTGCTCGCGGCGCTCGCCGCCCTGCCGGTCGCGGCGGAAGCCGCCGGCCTGCCGTTCCTGGTCGTCACCGCGACCCGGATGATGATCTTCGGGCTCGCCGCCCTCTCCCTCGACCTCGTGCTCGGCTACGGCGCGATGGTGTCGTTCGGGCACGCCGCCTTCATCGGCTTAGGCGCCTACGCGGTCGGCATCCTCGACGCCCACGGCATCCGCGATCTCGCGGTGCAGGCGCCGGTGGCGGCGGGCATGTGCGCGCTCTTCGCCCTCGTCACCGGGGCGATCAGCCTCCGCACCCGCGGCGTCTACTTCATCATGATCACGCTGGCCTTCGGGCAGATGGCGTATTTCTTCATGGTCTCGCTCGCCGCTTACGGCGGCGACGACGGGTTGCCGCTGTCGGGCCGCTCGACCCTGTTCGGGATGCGGCTGATCGAGGGCGATCCGGCGCTGTTCTACCTCGTGCTGGCGGTGCTGGCGGTCGCGCTGCTGGTGCTCCGCCGCGTCGTCGCCTCGCGCTTCGGCCGGGTCCTGCGCGGCAGCCGCGACAACGCCGTGCGGATGCAGGCGATCGGCTTCTCGCCCCTGCCCTACCGGCTCACCGCCTACGTCATCGCCGGGGCCGTGGCGGGCCTCGCCGGGGTGCTGCTGGCGAACCAGGCCGAGTTCGTCTCGCCGGCCTATATGAGCTGGCAGCGCTCGGGCGAACTGATCGTCATGGTGGTGCTCGGCGGCATGGGCACGCTCGTCGGGCCGGTGGTCGGGGCGGCGGCGCTGATCGCGCTCGAAGAGGTGCTGGCGCATTACTCCGACCATTGGCGCCTCGGCCTCGGGGTGATGCTGGTGGCGGTCGTGCTCCTCTCCCGCGGCGGGCTCGCCGGGCTGGCGGCGAAGATCGGGAGGCGCGCGTGA
- a CDS encoding branched-chain amino acid ABC transporter permease, which yields MLNLFLIQALNGVQLGILLFLVAAGLTLIFGVMDLINLAHGALYMIGAYLAATFTAATGSFGLGLLLALPATLAFGLALEFLVVRHLYGRDHLDQVLATFGLILILNEGVRIVWGAAPMSVPVPDALSGSVHLVGTLHYPLYRVAIIAAGLATALGLHLLVNHTRLGMRLRAGASNGPMVAALGIDIRRLFLVVFGLGAMLAGFAGAMVAPILSVDPGMGDSVLILTFVVIVIGGVGSVRGAFVAGLLVGLADQLGRTFGPILLRSVMDASAASQTGRTLAPMLIYILMAAVLFFRPSGLFPARGSR from the coding sequence ATGCTCAACCTGTTCCTGATCCAGGCGCTGAACGGCGTCCAGCTCGGCATCCTGCTGTTCCTGGTGGCGGCGGGGCTGACGCTGATCTTCGGGGTGATGGACCTCATCAACCTCGCCCACGGCGCGCTCTACATGATCGGCGCCTATCTCGCGGCGACGTTCACCGCCGCCACCGGCAGCTTCGGCCTCGGGCTGCTGCTGGCGCTGCCGGCGACGCTCGCCTTCGGGCTGGCGCTCGAATTCCTCGTGGTGCGCCACCTCTACGGGCGCGACCATCTCGACCAGGTGCTCGCCACCTTCGGGCTGATCCTGATCCTCAACGAGGGCGTGCGCATCGTCTGGGGGGCGGCACCCATGAGCGTGCCGGTGCCGGATGCCCTGTCGGGCTCGGTCCACCTCGTCGGCACCCTGCATTACCCGCTCTACCGGGTCGCGATCATCGCCGCCGGCCTCGCCACGGCCCTCGGGCTCCATCTCCTCGTCAACCACACCCGGCTCGGCATGCGCCTGCGGGCCGGCGCCAGCAACGGCCCGATGGTGGCGGCGCTCGGCATCGACATCCGCCGGCTGTTCCTGGTGGTGTTCGGGCTCGGCGCGATGCTGGCGGGGTTCGCCGGCGCGATGGTGGCGCCGATCCTGTCGGTCGATCCCGGCATGGGCGATTCGGTGCTGATCCTGACCTTCGTGGTCATCGTCATCGGCGGGGTCGGCTCGGTGCGGGGCGCCTTCGTCGCCGGTCTCCTCGTCGGTCTCGCCGACCAGCTCGGGCGCACCTTCGGGCCGATCCTGCTGCGCAGCGTGATGGATGCGTCCGCCGCCTCGCAGACCGGGCGGACGCTGGCGCCGATGCTGATCTACATCCTGATGGCCGCCGTCCTGTTCTTCCGGCCCTCCGGCCTGTTTCCGGCGCGGGGCTCCCGATGA